One segment of Bacillus alkalisoli DNA contains the following:
- a CDS encoding DUF3231 family protein, which produces MMLYFVETCLGMFCFTMLSQAQSSCLRSDIIAKLSKISTEMRVYYGEGLLLSIQKKWLEQPPQVVDRRLKP; this is translated from the coding sequence ATCATGCTTTACTTTGTAGAAACGTGTTTAGGAATGTTTTGTTTTACGATGCTTAGCCAAGCACAAAGTTCATGCTTGCGTTCCGATATTATTGCAAAACTGTCAAAAATATCAACAGAAATGCGCGTTTATTATGGGGAGGGATTATTATTGTCCATTCAGAAAAAATGGCTAGAACAGCCACCACAAGTAGTGGATAGAAGGTTAAAACCTTAA
- the aspA gene encoding aspartate ammonia-lyase has translation MSMTKSQMRVEKDFLGEKEVPTDAYYGIQTVRAVENFPITGYRIHEELIKAMAIVKKAAALANMDTKRLYSGIGENIVKAADELIAGKMHDQVIVDPIQGGAGTSINMNINEVIANCALELMGEEKGNYVLCSPNTHVNMSQSTNDAFPTAMHIAVINLSEKLLDTMGDMLAAFKQKANEFNHVIKMGRTHLQDAVPIRLGQEFEAYSRVLERDIKRIKQSRQHLYEVNMGATAVGTGLNADPRYIEQVVKHLQDISDLPLTGAEHLVDATQNTDAYTEVSGALKVCMLNMSKIANDLRLMASGPRAGLGEISLPARQPGSSIMPGKVNPVLPELINQVAFQVVGNDQTICLASEAGQLELNVMEPVLIFNLLQSISIMNNAFRTFTDNCLEGITANEERMKEYVEKSVGVITAVNPHIGYEVASRIAREAILKGVPVRELCLQYDVLTEEELNLILDPYEMTKPGISGASLFDEK, from the coding sequence ATGTCTATGACTAAAAGCCAAATGCGAGTGGAAAAAGATTTTCTAGGGGAAAAAGAAGTACCAACTGACGCGTATTATGGAATTCAAACAGTTCGTGCGGTTGAAAACTTTCCTATTACTGGTTACCGAATCCATGAAGAGTTAATTAAAGCAATGGCTATTGTAAAAAAAGCAGCTGCCCTTGCCAATATGGATACGAAACGTCTTTATTCCGGAATTGGTGAGAACATTGTAAAGGCAGCGGATGAGTTAATCGCTGGAAAAATGCATGATCAAGTTATTGTCGATCCTATCCAAGGTGGAGCAGGAACGTCTATTAATATGAATATAAATGAAGTAATTGCCAATTGTGCCCTAGAGCTGATGGGGGAAGAGAAAGGGAACTATGTACTTTGTAGTCCAAATACACACGTAAATATGTCCCAATCAACAAATGACGCTTTCCCAACCGCGATGCATATTGCTGTTATAAATCTATCAGAAAAATTATTAGACACGATGGGAGATATGCTTGCAGCATTCAAACAAAAGGCGAATGAATTCAATCATGTTATAAAAATGGGACGCACTCATCTTCAAGATGCGGTTCCAATTCGTCTTGGCCAAGAATTTGAGGCGTATAGCCGTGTACTCGAACGTGATATAAAGAGAATTAAACAATCAAGACAACATTTGTATGAAGTAAACATGGGAGCAACAGCGGTAGGAACGGGCTTAAATGCAGACCCTCGATATATAGAACAAGTTGTAAAACATCTACAAGACATAAGTGATCTTCCGTTAACAGGTGCTGAACATCTTGTTGATGCAACACAAAATACAGACGCTTACACAGAAGTATCTGGTGCTTTAAAAGTATGTATGCTTAACATGTCCAAAATAGCAAATGACTTACGATTAATGGCATCTGGTCCAAGAGCAGGATTAGGAGAAATTTCTTTACCAGCAAGACAGCCAGGTTCATCCATCATGCCAGGAAAAGTAAACCCTGTGTTGCCAGAGCTAATTAACCAGGTAGCATTCCAAGTAGTAGGTAACGACCAGACTATTTGCCTTGCATCAGAAGCCGGTCAATTAGAGTTAAATGTGATGGAACCAGTGTTAATTTTTAATCTACTTCAATCAATCAGCATTATGAATAATGCTTTCCGTACGTTTACAGACAATTGCTTAGAAGGTATTACAGCAAATGAAGAAAGAATGAAAGAGTACGTAGAAAAGAGTGTCGGAGTTATAACAGCTGTTAACCCACACATCGGATACGAAGTAGCATCCCGAATTGCAAGAGAAGCGATCTTAAAAGGTGTGCCAGTTCGCGAACTTTGCTTACAGTATGATGTATTAACAGAAGAAGAGCTGAATCTAATTTTAGACCCTTACGAAATGACAAAACCAGGGATCTCTGGTGCTTCCTTGTTTGACGAAAAGTAA
- a CDS encoding catalase: MADERYGNGSNSKKEQLDKFTVDDSGKKLTTNQGLKVSEDEFSLKAGERGPTIMEDFHFREKMTHFDHERIPERIVHARGFAAHGEFEVYESMKEYTKAGFLQDPSKKTPVFVRFSTVVGSRGSGELARDARGFATKFYTEEGNYDLVGNNIPVFFIQDAMKFPDLVHSLKPEPHNEMPQAASAHDTFWDFAANNQETAHMIMWKMSDRSLPRSYRMMEGFGVHTFRFVNEEGKAHFVKFHWKPVLGTHSVVWDEAQKINGKDPDFHRRDLWEAIENGDYPEYELGVQLLREEDEFEFDFDILDPTKLWTEEDVPVKIIGKMTLNRNVDNVFAETEQVAFHPGHVVPGIDFTNDPLLQGRLFSYTDTQLLRLGGPNFHELPINRPVCPFHNNQRDGFGRQTINKGQVSYHKNSLASNTPEPASEAEGGYTHYQEKVDGYKVRKRSESFKDHFSQATLFWNSMSEVEKEHIIKAFSFELGKVKSKDVQQQVVDMFGNVSIEMATAFAKAIGANPPQGKESSVTKSSPTLSQLNTKKKPDTRKVAVLIGSDFYGTEVNEVLESLKNAGIKPEIVSEKLGVLKGEDGTELEADHTFLTADSVLFDAVYAVSSNKEKKELDKQVSYFVQEAFSHYKPIGLSKDTKELLHVENIQKCPGVVPYNEDTNDFATKFIQAIADHRHWDREIC, from the coding sequence ATGGCAGATGAGCGTTATGGGAATGGAAGTAACAGCAAAAAGGAACAATTGGACAAGTTTACAGTAGATGATAGTGGGAAGAAACTAACGACCAATCAAGGATTAAAAGTTTCAGAAGATGAATTTTCCTTAAAAGCTGGTGAGCGTGGTCCGACAATTATGGAGGACTTTCACTTTCGTGAAAAGATGACGCATTTTGATCATGAGCGCATTCCTGAGCGTATTGTTCATGCGCGTGGTTTCGCTGCGCACGGAGAATTTGAAGTTTACGAGTCTATGAAAGAATATACAAAAGCAGGTTTCTTACAGGATCCTTCTAAAAAAACACCTGTTTTTGTGCGCTTTTCAACGGTTGTCGGTTCTCGTGGATCAGGGGAATTAGCGAGGGATGCTCGTGGATTTGCAACGAAATTTTACACAGAAGAAGGTAACTATGATTTAGTTGGGAATAACATTCCGGTATTTTTTATTCAAGATGCGATGAAGTTTCCAGACTTAGTTCATTCATTAAAACCTGAACCACATAATGAAATGCCACAAGCTGCGTCCGCTCATGATACATTTTGGGATTTTGCAGCTAATAACCAAGAAACTGCCCATATGATTATGTGGAAAATGTCTGACCGTTCCCTACCTAGAAGTTATAGGATGATGGAAGGATTCGGTGTACATACATTTCGCTTTGTAAATGAGGAAGGAAAGGCTCATTTTGTTAAATTCCATTGGAAACCAGTGCTAGGTACGCATTCTGTAGTTTGGGATGAAGCTCAGAAAATTAATGGAAAAGATCCTGATTTCCACCGCCGAGATCTATGGGAAGCGATAGAGAATGGCGACTATCCGGAGTATGAATTAGGCGTACAACTACTACGAGAAGAAGACGAGTTTGAGTTTGACTTTGATATATTAGATCCGACAAAATTATGGACAGAAGAAGATGTTCCGGTGAAAATAATCGGGAAAATGACACTTAATCGAAATGTGGATAACGTATTTGCAGAAACAGAACAGGTAGCCTTTCATCCCGGACATGTTGTACCAGGAATTGATTTTACAAATGACCCATTGCTACAAGGTAGATTGTTTTCCTATACAGATACGCAATTACTACGTCTTGGCGGACCGAATTTTCATGAACTGCCAATAAACCGCCCTGTGTGTCCATTCCATAACAATCAACGAGATGGCTTTGGTCGTCAAACGATTAATAAAGGCCAGGTAAGTTACCATAAAAACTCTTTAGCTTCTAATACGCCGGAACCAGCGAGTGAAGCAGAGGGAGGATATACACATTACCAGGAAAAAGTGGATGGCTACAAAGTACGAAAACGAAGTGAAAGTTTTAAAGATCATTTTTCTCAAGCGACTTTATTCTGGAACAGTATGAGTGAAGTGGAAAAGGAGCATATCATTAAGGCGTTCAGCTTTGAACTTGGTAAGGTGAAAAGTAAAGATGTCCAACAACAGGTAGTAGATATGTTCGGCAATGTTAGTATAGAGATGGCAACAGCTTTCGCAAAAGCAATTGGTGCAAACCCACCGCAAGGAAAAGAAAGCAGTGTGACAAAATCTTCTCCTACCTTATCTCAACTGAATACAAAGAAAAAGCCAGATACTCGTAAAGTAGCAGTGCTTATTGGTAGTGATTTTTATGGAACAGAGGTTAATGAAGTATTAGAATCCTTGAAAAATGCAGGAATAAAGCCGGAGATTGTAAGTGAAAAGTTAGGTGTGCTAAAAGGGGAAGACGGTACGGAGCTGGAGGCAGATCATACATTCCTCACTGCGGACTCTGTATTATTTGATGCGGTTTATGCAGTAAGTAGTAACAAGGAAAAGAAAGAGTTAGATAAGCAAGTTTCTTATTTCGTTCAGGAGGCATTTTCTCATTACAAGCCAATTGGCTTAAGTAAGGATACAAAAGAGTTACTCCATGTGGAAAATATTCAAAAATGTCCAGGGGTTGTTCCTTACAACGAGGACACGAACGATTTTGCAACGAAGTTTATTCAAGCCATTGCCGACCATCGTCATTGGGATCGAGAAATATGTTAA